In Microbacterium cremeum, a genomic segment contains:
- a CDS encoding SDR family oxidoreductase, giving the protein MSTSAPTDPTDKHHAGGFPSQEQDQPGLTDEMRPTPDHGERTYQGSLRLSERRALITGGDSGIGRAVAIAFAREGADVALTHMPEEQEDADETVRWVSEAGVRSLPLAGDLREEAFCAEIVERTVAELGGLDILVLNAAYQKDRDGIDRLETAELDRVFRTNLYAQLFTARAAVPHLNPGASIIVTTSIQAFNPSPGLLDYAMTKAAQVAFVKALAQELGPKGIRVNGVAPGPIWTPLIPGTGWDADRLESFGQDTPIGRAGQPAELAGAYVYLAGEEASYTSGAILPVTGGKGL; this is encoded by the coding sequence ATGAGCACATCCGCGCCGACCGATCCGACCGACAAGCACCACGCCGGCGGGTTCCCCTCGCAGGAGCAGGACCAGCCCGGCCTCACCGACGAGATGCGGCCGACACCGGACCACGGCGAACGCACCTACCAGGGTTCGCTGCGGCTGAGCGAGCGCCGTGCGCTGATCACCGGCGGCGATTCCGGCATCGGCCGCGCGGTGGCGATCGCGTTCGCCCGCGAGGGCGCCGACGTCGCGCTCACGCACATGCCGGAGGAGCAGGAAGACGCGGACGAGACCGTCCGCTGGGTGAGCGAGGCGGGCGTCAGGTCGCTGCCGCTGGCCGGCGATCTGCGCGAAGAGGCGTTCTGCGCCGAGATCGTGGAGCGCACCGTGGCCGAACTCGGCGGACTCGACATCCTGGTGCTGAACGCGGCCTACCAGAAGGACCGCGACGGCATCGACCGGCTCGAGACGGCGGAGCTCGACCGCGTCTTCCGCACGAACCTGTACGCACAGCTGTTCACCGCGCGGGCGGCGGTCCCGCACCTGAACCCCGGTGCCTCGATCATCGTGACGACGTCGATCCAGGCGTTCAACCCGTCGCCGGGTCTCCTCGACTACGCGATGACGAAGGCGGCGCAGGTGGCGTTCGTGAAGGCGCTCGCGCAGGAGCTCGGGCCGAAGGGCATCCGGGTGAACGGCGTCGCGCCCGGACCCATCTGGACACCGCTCATCCCGGGGACCGGCTGGGACGCCGACCGGCTCGAGTCGTTCGGCCAGGACACCCCGATCGGCCGTGCCGGACAGCCTGCCGAGCTCGCCGGAGCCTACGTGTACCTCGCCGGCGAGGAGGCGTCGTACACGTCCGGCGCCATCCTCCCAGTGACCGGAGGCAAGGGACTGTGA
- a CDS encoding DUF7218 family protein, which translates to MPKGRGSNLKDRELYEELREDGASKEKAARISNAAASQGRKKVGSRGGSAKDYDDRTVPELRKRAKELGLTGYSSKNKSELISMLRNH; encoded by the coding sequence ATGCCCAAGGGACGCGGGTCGAATCTCAAGGACCGCGAGCTGTACGAAGAGCTGCGAGAGGACGGGGCTTCCAAAGAGAAGGCGGCGCGCATCTCGAACGCGGCCGCGAGCCAGGGGCGCAAGAAGGTCGGCAGCCGCGGCGGCAGCGCCAAGGACTACGACGACCGCACCGTGCCCGAGCTGCGCAAACGCGCGAAGGAACTCGGCCTCACGGGATACTCGAGCAAGAACAAGTCCGAGCTCATCTCGATGCTGCGCAACCACTGA
- a CDS encoding fluoride efflux transporter FluC, with the protein MPQPIDARVLAYVAAGGTIGVLARAAIVAPLGDAAVVPWVTLAVNATGSLLLGIVVGWLDDRRPRARAFLGTGVLGGFTTYSAFAVETALWLSTPVLAVGLAAASVVGGVAAAIVGLFIGRRIVDRPGEVEPPETAE; encoded by the coding sequence ATGCCCCAGCCGATCGACGCCCGCGTGCTCGCGTACGTGGCGGCCGGCGGGACGATCGGGGTCCTCGCCCGCGCGGCGATCGTCGCGCCGCTGGGCGACGCCGCCGTCGTGCCCTGGGTCACCCTCGCCGTCAACGCGACGGGGTCGCTGCTGCTCGGCATCGTCGTCGGCTGGCTCGACGATCGGCGCCCGCGCGCTCGCGCGTTCCTCGGCACGGGGGTGCTGGGCGGGTTCACCACCTACAGCGCGTTCGCGGTCGAGACGGCGCTGTGGCTCTCGACGCCGGTGCTCGCGGTCGGGCTGGCCGCGGCATCCGTCGTCGGCGGAGTCGCCGCCGCGATCGTCGGGCTCTTCATCGGGCGCCGGATCGTGGACCGCCCGGGCGAGG